From the Lepidochelys kempii isolate rLepKem1 chromosome 2, rLepKem1.hap2, whole genome shotgun sequence genome, one window contains:
- the LRRC30 gene encoding leucine-rich repeat-containing protein 30 — translation MGAEHSKDQRPRRMLLLGKGQRLPAWEEALLSGKDPKSLLKRGLHYVSLSLIMKGMTNVPDFLWGLSEVQKLNLSHNQLMALPTALGKLDRLAVLNLCGNRLKCLPKETGLLKNLKVLFVDMNCLSEVPAELSLCTKLEVLSLSHNCISELPSSLTDLTSLRKLNLSNNCFVHIPLCVFALRGLDFLHLGSNRLENIAESVQYLVNLQIFIAEDNNIRTLPRPLCSIAALELLNVAYNSIQTLPTDLYLLHRLPKIAWNPMDKGLHISHNPLSRPLPEIVEGGLDVLFNYLKEKNQHN, via the coding sequence ATGGGAGCTGAACACTCGAAGGACCAGCGTCCGAGAagaatgcttttgctggggaaaGGTCAGAGACTTCCTGCATGGGAAGAAGCTCTTCTCTCAGGAAAAGACCCAAAGTCACTGCTGAAGCGTGGGTTACATTATGTCAGTCTGAGCCTCATAATGAAGGGGATGACAAATGTGCCTGATTTTTTGTGGGGCTTGTCGGAGGTGCAGAAGCTGAACCTTTCACACAACCAGCTGATGGCTCTTCCTACAGCTTTGGGGAAACTAGACAGATTAGCGGTGCTGAACTTGTGTGGCAATCGCCTTAAGTGTCTGCCAAAAGAGACCGGGCTCCTCAAAAACCTGAAGGTTTTATTTGTCGATATGAACTGCCTGAGTGAAGTGCCAGCAGAGCTCAGTCTGTGCACAAAGCTGGAAGTTTTGAGCCTTTCACACAATTGCATCTCAGAACTCCCTTCAAGCCTCACTGATTTGACAAGCCTAAGGAAGCTGAATCTGAGTAACAATTGTTTCGTTCACATTCCCTTATGTGTTTTTGCATTGAGGGGTTTAGATTTCTTGCACTTAGGCTCCAACAGACTTGAAAACATTGCAGAAAGTGTCCAGTACCTGGTAAATTTGCAGATCTTTATTGCAGAAGATAACAATATTCGCACCTTGCCACGGCCTCTCTGCTCCATCGCTGCACTTGAGTTACTAAATGTAGCTTACAATTCTATTCAGACCCTTCCAACTGATCTCTATCTTCTGCACAGATTGCCAAAAATTGCTTGGAATCCAATGGATAAAGGGCTCCATATTTCACATAACCCATTGTCCAGACCACTGCCAGAGATTGTAGAGGGAGGACTGGATGTGCTCTTCAACTACCTTAAAGAGAAAAATCAACACAACTAA